A stretch of Candidatus Sphingomonas phytovorans DNA encodes these proteins:
- a CDS encoding M1 family aminopeptidase, which translates to MFRGIFGFELRYQLRNPVFWVAVVTFFLCGFGATTIDQLQIGSGGNVHKNAPYAIAQIVMIMSIFYMFVSTAFVANVVVRDDETGFGPIVRATRITRTAYLLGRYSGAYVAAALGFLAVLAGIWIGTFMPWVDREVLGPNMFSYYAMPFLLVGLPNLLLTSALFFALATATRSMMATYLGVVGFLILWTIASIVLDRNPAYELAGAYGEPFGVGAFSYATKYWTAADRNTLVPPIDGMFLWNRAVVVAIGLGALAVAVATFSFGTRPSKASRRALRLQQQVEARAPTGPTGPLPVPSFGRATAFAQLRVRTALELGQVFKSPAFFVLMALGLFNAAGAMVDIGELFGTPVLPVTRVVIGLLEGSFSIIPVIIAIYYAGELVWRERDRKIHEIIDASAIPDWAYVVPKALAVLLVMFSTLLVSVLAGLGAQLLHGYTDVELGKYLLWYVLPDTIGFTLIAVLAVFIQALSPNKYLGWGLMVFYFIIVRVTLRNLGFGDALYNYGQIPGVPLSDMNGQGRFWIGAYWLRLYWSAFALILLVLAHALWRRGTETRLRPRLKRLPRRLSGTAGLVGGVALAVFVASGVYIFINTHVWNRYSTPVSDDAFTAEYEKTLLPYQKLPQLSVAAARVAVDLRPQEPGLTAKGILTLVNRTSGPIRDVHVRLDDRVTKIGSIVIPGATLARDYPKFQYRIYRLAAPLAPGGETSLTFSSERTQRGFRNSGNDTRVVQNGTFVNNFEFVPTIGMDRNGMLQDRTKRRKYGLPPELRPAKLEDMAATRFSQLRTDWIRTDITVTTDAGQTPIAPGYKVSDRTANGRRTARFVVDAPIQNFYSVQSARYVEKHVMHHGIDLSVYYDARHGRNVDRMLAAFAHGLDYYQPNFGPYQFRQARIIEFPDYAQFAQAFAGTMPYSEGIGFIADLSDPEKIDYVTYVTAHELGHQWWAHQAIGADMQGATMLTETLAQYSALMVMEKLYGRDQIRRFLKFELDRYLRARGGEVIEELPLYRVENQQYIHYRKGSLVMYRLKDALGEERVNAALKRYLERFRFKGAPYPRSLDLIAEFRKGASPEEQALITDLFERISLYDIKTKGAVVKKLPDGRFETTLTVEAHKLYADGKGKETEAPMAEQAEFGLFTAMPGRGAFAKKDVLLLQRLPLRTGTQTVKLVTARKPAFAGTDPYNIRIDRNSEDNVIATTG; encoded by the coding sequence ATGTTCCGCGGCATCTTCGGCTTCGAGCTCCGCTACCAGCTGCGCAATCCGGTCTTCTGGGTCGCGGTGGTCACCTTCTTCCTGTGCGGCTTCGGCGCGACCACGATCGACCAGCTCCAGATCGGGTCGGGGGGCAACGTCCACAAGAACGCCCCCTATGCGATCGCGCAGATCGTGATGATCATGTCGATCTTCTACATGTTCGTCTCGACCGCATTCGTCGCCAATGTGGTCGTGCGCGACGACGAGACCGGCTTCGGCCCGATCGTGCGCGCCACGCGGATCACCCGAACCGCCTATCTGCTTGGCCGCTATTCCGGCGCCTATGTGGCCGCCGCGCTTGGCTTCCTTGCCGTTCTGGCCGGCATCTGGATCGGCACCTTCATGCCCTGGGTCGACCGCGAGGTGCTCGGCCCGAACATGTTCTCCTATTATGCGATGCCCTTCCTGCTGGTCGGGCTGCCGAATCTCCTGCTCACCTCGGCGCTGTTCTTCGCGCTTGCGACGGCAACCCGGTCGATGATGGCGACCTATCTCGGTGTCGTCGGGTTCCTTATCCTGTGGACGATCGCCAGTATCGTGCTCGATCGCAACCCGGCCTATGAACTGGCTGGGGCCTATGGCGAGCCGTTCGGCGTGGGCGCCTTTTCCTATGCGACCAAATACTGGACGGCGGCGGATCGCAACACGCTCGTCCCGCCGATCGACGGCATGTTCCTGTGGAACCGCGCCGTCGTCGTCGCGATCGGCCTCGGCGCGCTGGCGGTGGCGGTCGCCACCTTCAGTTTCGGTACCAGGCCGTCAAAGGCGAGCAGGCGCGCACTGAGGCTGCAGCAGCAGGTCGAGGCGCGCGCGCCGACCGGTCCGACCGGTCCCCTGCCGGTACCCAGCTTCGGTCGAGCGACCGCCTTCGCCCAGCTCCGCGTGCGCACCGCGCTCGAGCTCGGCCAGGTGTTCAAGAGCCCGGCCTTCTTCGTCCTGATGGCGCTCGGCCTGTTCAACGCGGCCGGCGCGATGGTCGATATCGGCGAGCTGTTCGGCACGCCGGTGCTGCCGGTGACGCGCGTGGTGATCGGCCTGCTTGAAGGGTCCTTCAGCATCATCCCGGTGATCATCGCGATCTATTATGCCGGCGAACTCGTCTGGCGCGAGCGCGACCGCAAGATCCATGAGATCATCGATGCGTCGGCGATTCCCGACTGGGCCTATGTGGTGCCAAAGGCGCTCGCTGTCCTGCTGGTGATGTTCTCGACCCTGCTGGTCAGCGTGCTTGCCGGCCTCGGGGCACAGCTGCTTCACGGCTATACCGACGTCGAGCTCGGCAAATATCTCCTCTGGTACGTGCTGCCCGACACGATCGGCTTCACGCTGATCGCGGTGCTTGCCGTCTTCATCCAGGCGCTCAGCCCGAACAAATATCTCGGCTGGGGCTTGATGGTGTTCTATTTCATCATCGTCCGGGTCACGCTGCGCAATCTCGGCTTCGGCGATGCGCTCTATAATTACGGGCAAATCCCGGGCGTGCCGCTGTCCGACATGAACGGGCAGGGGCGTTTCTGGATCGGGGCGTACTGGCTGCGGCTCTACTGGTCGGCGTTCGCGCTGATCCTGCTGGTGCTGGCCCATGCGCTCTGGCGGCGCGGCACCGAGACCCGGCTGCGGCCACGGCTGAAACGCCTCCCGCGCCGGCTGTCCGGCACGGCCGGGCTGGTTGGCGGGGTTGCGCTCGCGGTGTTCGTCGCGAGCGGGGTGTACATCTTCATCAACACCCATGTCTGGAACAGGTACAGCACGCCCGTCTCCGACGACGCTTTCACGGCAGAATATGAAAAGACGCTGCTGCCCTACCAGAAGCTGCCCCAGCTCTCCGTCGCGGCGGCGCGCGTCGCGGTCGACCTGCGTCCGCAGGAGCCCGGCCTCACTGCAAAGGGCATTCTGACCCTCGTCAACCGGACCTCCGGGCCGATCCGCGACGTGCACGTCCGTCTTGACGATCGGGTGACGAAGATCGGTTCGATTGTTATTCCAGGCGCGACGCTGGCGCGGGACTATCCGAAATTCCAGTACCGCATCTACCGGCTCGCGGCGCCGCTCGCGCCGGGCGGCGAGACCAGCCTGACCTTCAGTAGCGAGCGGACCCAGCGCGGCTTCCGGAACAGCGGCAACGATACGCGGGTCGTGCAGAACGGCACCTTCGTCAATAACTTCGAATTCGTGCCGACGATCGGCATGGACCGGAACGGCATGCTGCAGGACCGGACCAAGCGCCGCAAATACGGCCTTCCGCCCGAGCTTCGGCCGGCAAAGCTGGAGGATATGGCCGCGACGCGTTTCAGCCAGCTCCGCACCGACTGGATCAGGACTGACATCACCGTCACCACCGATGCCGGCCAGACGCCGATCGCGCCCGGCTACAAGGTCAGCGATAGGACCGCGAACGGCCGTCGCACCGCGCGCTTCGTCGTCGATGCCCCGATCCAGAATTTCTATTCGGTCCAGTCGGCGCGCTATGTCGAAAAGCATGTGATGCACCACGGCATCGACCTGTCGGTCTATTACGATGCCCGCCACGGCCGGAACGTCGATCGTATGCTCGCAGCCTTCGCGCACGGGCTCGATTATTATCAGCCGAATTTCGGCCCTTATCAGTTCCGGCAGGCGCGCATCATCGAGTTCCCGGATTATGCCCAGTTCGCCCAGGCGTTCGCCGGCACCATGCCTTATTCGGAAGGCATCGGCTTCATCGCGGATCTCTCCGATCCGGAGAAGATCGACTATGTCACCTATGTCACGGCGCATGAACTGGGCCATCAATGGTGGGCGCATCAGGCGATCGGTGCCGACATGCAGGGCGCGACGATGCTTACGGAGACGCTGGCGCAATATTCAGCGCTGATGGTGATGGAGAAGCTTTACGGCCGCGACCAGATCCGTCGTTTCCTGAAGTTCGAGCTCGACCGCTATCTGCGCGCGCGGGGCGGCGAGGTGATCGAGGAACTGCCGCTCTACCGCGTCGAGAACCAGCAATATATCCATTACCGCAAGGGATCGCTGGTCATGTACCGGCTGAAGGATGCGCTGGGCGAGGAACGCGTCAATGCGGCGCTGAAGCGGTATCTCGAACGCTTCCGCTTCAAGGGAGCGCCTTATCCGCGCTCGCTAGACCTGATCGCCGAGTTCCGGAAAGGCGCCAGCCCCGAGGAGCAGGCGCTGATCACCGACCTGTTCGAACGCATCTCGCTTTACGACATCAAGACCAAAGGTGCCGTGGTGAAGAAGCTGCCCGACGGCCGGTTCGAAACCACCCTGACGGTCGAGGCCCACAAGCTCTATGCTGACGGCAAGGGCAAGGAGACCGAGGCACCGATGGCCGAGCAGGCGGAATTCGGCCTGTTCACGGCAATGCCGGGGCGCGGTGCGTTCGCGAAGAAGGACGTGCTGCTTCTCCAGCGCCTGCCTTTGAGGACCGGGACGCAGACCGT
- a CDS encoding ABC transporter ATP-binding protein, with product MLKIEKLTHVYGNGTVALDGVDLTIPPGMFGLLGPNGAGKSTLMRTVATLQTPTSGGIDFDGLDVIAEPEKLRRTLGYLPQDFGVYPRVSAYDMLDHMAVLKGISGRGERKATVEGLLNQVNLWGVRKKALAGFSGGMRQRFGIAQALIGGPKLIIVDEPTAGLDPEERNRFLNLLGEIGDSVVVILSTHIVEDVADLCPRMAVLAGGRILLEGAPLDLIAATQGRIWEKTIDREELEGYRERHRVISTRLFAGRTVIHVLADAAPGAGFHPVSGGLEDVYFSTLDTSRRAA from the coding sequence ATGCTGAAGATCGAGAAGCTCACCCATGTCTATGGCAACGGCACGGTGGCGCTGGACGGCGTCGACCTGACCATCCCGCCTGGCATGTTCGGGTTGCTCGGCCCCAACGGCGCCGGCAAGTCGACCCTGATGCGCACGGTCGCGACCCTGCAGACGCCGACATCGGGCGGTATCGACTTCGACGGGCTGGATGTCATCGCCGAGCCGGAGAAATTGCGCCGGACGCTCGGCTATCTGCCGCAGGACTTCGGCGTTTATCCGCGCGTGTCGGCCTACGACATGCTCGATCACATGGCGGTGCTGAAGGGCATCTCCGGCCGCGGCGAGCGCAAGGCGACGGTCGAGGGATTGCTCAATCAGGTCAATCTCTGGGGCGTGCGCAAAAAGGCGCTGGCCGGCTTCTCCGGCGGCATGCGCCAGCGTTTCGGCATCGCCCAGGCGCTGATCGGCGGGCCGAAGCTGATCATCGTCGACGAGCCGACCGCCGGTCTCGACCCGGAGGAGCGCAACCGCTTCCTCAACCTGCTCGGCGAGATCGGCGACAGCGTCGTGGTGATCCTGTCGACTCATATCGTCGAGGACGTGGCCGATCTCTGCCCGCGCATGGCGGTGCTGGCGGGGGGACGAATCCTGCTTGAGGGCGCGCCGCTCGATCTGATCGCGGCGACTCAGGGGCGCATCTGGGAAAAGACCATCGACCGTGAGGAACTCGAGGGATATCGCGAGCGCCACCGCGTGATATCGACGCGCCTCTTCGCCGGGCGGACGGTCATCCATGTCCTTGCCGATGCCGCACCAGGTGCCGGTTTTCACCCGGTATCGGGGGGGCTTGAGGATGTCTATTTCTCCACGCTCGACACCTCGCGCCGCGCGGCCTGA
- a CDS encoding LysR substrate-binding domain-containing protein: protein MELRHLRYFVAVADELHFGRAAQRLGVSQPPLSQQIRALEDELGVRLFERSSRKVVLTEAGRVFLDQARATLTQAEHAVDVAKRAARGDFGRLTVGFNPSAPFVPAVARAIFDFRQRYPEMRIELLELSPGAQVAELASGEIDISFLRSPTPPLVPPGIVATRVLEERLYIAMRSDHRFARKTSLSFKDLHGEPMIFYSSEQKGSFAGHFLDMLHEVGVEPVMAQDVREISTLFGLVVAGLGTAVLAESLRALQPAGLVYRPLRDKKAISSLWILSAKNAAGVVARQFLDILEASGPEVSQQKNPPRNGL, encoded by the coding sequence ATGGAGCTTCGCCACCTGCGCTATTTCGTCGCCGTCGCCGACGAACTGCATTTCGGGCGCGCGGCACAGCGTCTGGGGGTGTCGCAGCCGCCGCTCAGCCAGCAGATCAGGGCGCTTGAGGATGAACTTGGCGTGCGCCTGTTCGAACGCAGCAGTCGCAAGGTGGTGCTGACGGAGGCGGGCCGGGTCTTCCTTGATCAGGCCCGCGCCACCCTGACTCAGGCGGAACATGCGGTGGACGTGGCGAAGCGCGCGGCGCGGGGCGATTTCGGCAGGCTCACGGTAGGTTTCAATCCTTCGGCGCCGTTCGTGCCCGCGGTTGCCCGTGCGATCTTCGATTTCCGGCAACGCTATCCGGAGATGCGGATCGAGCTGCTCGAACTTTCACCGGGCGCGCAGGTCGCCGAGCTCGCGTCCGGCGAGATCGACATCAGCTTCCTGCGCAGTCCGACGCCGCCGCTGGTGCCGCCGGGTATCGTCGCGACACGCGTGCTTGAGGAACGGCTCTATATCGCGATGCGATCGGACCATCGCTTTGCCCGCAAGACCAGCCTGTCGTTCAAGGACCTGCACGGCGAGCCGATGATCTTCTATTCGAGCGAGCAGAAGGGCAGCTTCGCCGGGCATTTCCTCGACATGCTGCACGAGGTCGGCGTCGAGCCGGTCATGGCGCAGGACGTTCGCGAGATATCGACGTTGTTCGGCCTGGTCGTCGCCGGACTGGGCACGGCGGTACTGGCGGAATCGCTGCGCGCGCTCCAGCCGGCCGGGCTGGTCTATCGCCCGCTGCGCGACAAGAAGGCGATCTCCTCGCTCTGGATACTCAGCGCGAAGAATGCCGCTGGCGTGGTCGCGCGGCAGTTCCTCGACATTCTCGAAGCATCGGGGCCGGAGGTCTCGCAACAGAAAAACCCGCCCCGGAATGGGCTGTAA
- a CDS encoding efflux RND transporter permease subunit — MIGIVKVALARPLTFIVMAILIAIVGVLAAARTPVDIFPEIRVPVIATAWNYAGLSPEDMSGRIITPYERILTTTVNDIDHIESQSMPGIGIVKIYFQPGVDIRTATAQVTSVSQTAVRQMPVGTTPPLILNYNASTVPILQLALSGKGLSEGRMFDLAQNNIRPALVTVPGAAIPYPSGGRSRQIQIDMDPQALQSKGLSAQDVTNAIAAQNQINPAGFVKIGGYQYTVRLNNAPGSIEELNALPIKVVDGGTIYMRDVAHVRDGTAPQTNVVHVDGSRSVLMTILKNGATSTLAIVQGIKDALPGAQASLPDALKIVPIGDQSLFVKAAINGVIKEGAIAAALTSLMILLFLGSWRSTVIIAISIPLAILAALIALAATGQTLNIMTLGGLSLAVGILVDDATVTIENINWHMEQGKGVIPSILDGAAQIVTPAFVSLLCICIVFVPMFFLPGVAGFLFVPLAFAVVFAMIASFILSRTLVPTMAMFLLKPHAPGHLHEAGRPDSRNPLVRFQRGFEARFERIRTGYGALLERALGSGRRFVIGFLAVVAVSFLLVPFLGQNFFPSVDAGQITMHVRTPVGSRIEQTSAEFDRIQRRIRQIIPARELVSIVDNIGLPFSGINVIYNNSGTIGPQDGDILIQLSKDHAPTADYVRKLREALPGAFPGTTFSFLPADITSQILNFGAPAPIDVQIAGGRDQAANYAYARNILRKLQTIPGVADARIQQSARYPEMRVAVDRSRISQFGLTERDVTNGLSGALAGSGQTSPVFYLNPENGVSYSVVAQTPEYQVGSLSDLQNIPITGTGHAGSQVLGGISTLVRGNAAAVVSHYNIAPSIDIFATPNGRDLGAVAGDINHVLKQMKAQAPKGVTVTLRGQYQTMNTAFSGLFFGLIGAILLIYLLIVVNFQSWLDPFVIITALPGAIAGIIWMLFITGTTLSVPALTGAIMCMGVATANSILVVSFARERLAEHADATKAALEAGMTRFRPVLMTALAMVIGMLPMALGLGEGGEQNAPLGRAVIGGLIVATIATLMFVPVIFSIAHRRDAEKASKRAAALEESHA; from the coding sequence ATGATCGGTATCGTCAAGGTAGCGCTGGCACGTCCGCTGACCTTCATCGTCATGGCCATCCTGATCGCCATCGTCGGCGTGCTGGCGGCGGCGCGCACCCCGGTCGATATCTTCCCCGAGATCCGGGTGCCGGTGATTGCCACGGCCTGGAACTATGCCGGCCTCTCGCCAGAGGACATGTCGGGCCGCATCATCACGCCATATGAGCGCATCCTGACGACCACGGTCAACGATATCGACCATATCGAGAGCCAGTCGATGCCCGGCATCGGCATCGTGAAAATCTATTTCCAGCCGGGCGTCGACATCCGCACCGCCACCGCTCAGGTGACATCGGTATCGCAGACGGCGGTGCGGCAGATGCCAGTCGGCACCACGCCCCCGCTGATCTTGAACTACAACGCCTCCACCGTGCCGATCCTTCAGCTCGCGCTGTCGGGCAAGGGGCTGTCCGAAGGGCGCATGTTCGATCTTGCGCAGAACAATATCCGGCCTGCGCTGGTGACGGTGCCCGGCGCCGCCATCCCCTATCCCTCGGGCGGGCGCTCGCGCCAGATCCAGATCGACATGGATCCCCAGGCACTCCAGTCAAAGGGGCTCTCGGCGCAGGACGTGACCAACGCCATTGCCGCGCAGAACCAGATCAACCCGGCCGGCTTCGTGAAGATCGGCGGCTATCAGTACACGGTGCGGCTCAACAATGCGCCGGGATCGATCGAGGAGCTCAACGCGCTGCCGATCAAGGTGGTCGATGGCGGCACCATCTATATGCGCGACGTCGCCCATGTCCGCGACGGCACCGCACCGCAGACCAACGTCGTCCATGTCGACGGATCGCGATCCGTTCTGATGACGATCCTGAAGAACGGCGCGACCTCCACCCTGGCGATCGTGCAGGGAATCAAGGACGCGTTGCCGGGCGCGCAGGCGAGTTTGCCGGATGCCTTGAAGATCGTGCCGATCGGCGACCAGTCCCTGTTCGTAAAGGCGGCGATCAACGGCGTGATCAAGGAAGGCGCGATCGCGGCCGCGCTGACCAGCCTGATGATCCTGCTGTTCCTCGGGTCGTGGCGGTCCACCGTCATCATCGCCATTTCCATTCCGCTCGCGATTCTCGCCGCGCTGATCGCGCTGGCCGCGACGGGCCAGACGCTGAACATCATGACCCTGGGCGGGCTAAGCCTCGCGGTCGGCATTCTGGTCGACGACGCGACGGTGACGATCGAGAACATCAACTGGCACATGGAACAGGGCAAGGGCGTCATCCCCTCCATCCTCGACGGCGCCGCTCAGATCGTGACGCCCGCCTTCGTCTCGCTGCTGTGCATCTGCATCGTGTTCGTGCCGATGTTCTTCCTGCCGGGAGTCGCCGGTTTCCTGTTCGTGCCGCTCGCGTTCGCCGTGGTATTCGCGATGATCGCGTCGTTCATCCTGTCACGCACGCTTGTCCCGACCATGGCGATGTTCCTGCTGAAACCGCATGCGCCCGGCCATCTCCACGAGGCGGGCAGGCCGGATTCGCGCAACCCGCTCGTCCGTTTCCAGCGCGGGTTCGAGGCGCGGTTCGAACGCATCCGCACCGGATATGGCGCCTTGCTTGAACGCGCGCTCGGCTCCGGCCGGCGCTTCGTGATCGGCTTCCTGGCAGTCGTGGCGGTGTCGTTCCTGCTGGTGCCGTTCCTCGGACAGAATTTCTTCCCGTCGGTCGATGCCGGGCAGATCACCATGCACGTCCGGACCCCGGTCGGCTCGCGCATCGAACAGACATCGGCTGAGTTCGATCGCATCCAGCGCCGCATCCGCCAGATCATCCCGGCGCGGGAACTGGTCTCGATCGTCGACAATATCGGCCTGCCGTTCAGCGGCATCAATGTGATCTACAATAATTCCGGCACGATCGGTCCGCAGGACGGCGACATCCTGATCCAGCTTTCGAAGGACCATGCGCCGACGGCCGACTATGTCCGCAAGCTGCGCGAGGCGCTGCCCGGCGCCTTCCCCGGCACGACCTTCTCCTTCCTGCCCGCCGACATCACCAGCCAGATCCTGAATTTCGGCGCGCCCGCGCCGATCGACGTTCAGATTGCGGGCGGGCGGGATCAAGCCGCCAACTATGCCTATGCGCGCAATATCCTGCGCAAGCTCCAGACCATTCCGGGCGTGGCCGACGCGCGCATCCAGCAATCGGCGCGTTATCCCGAGATGCGCGTCGCGGTCGACCGCAGCCGGATCAGCCAGTTCGGCCTGACCGAGCGCGACGTGACCAACGGCCTGTCGGGCGCGCTCGCCGGATCGGGCCAGACATCCCCGGTCTTCTACCTCAACCCGGAGAACGGCGTGTCCTATTCAGTCGTCGCGCAGACGCCGGAATATCAGGTCGGATCGCTCAGCGACCTGCAGAACATCCCGATCACCGGCACCGGCCATGCCGGATCGCAGGTGCTTGGCGGCATCTCCACCCTCGTGCGCGGAAACGCGGCCGCGGTCGTCTCCCATTACAATATCGCGCCATCGATCGACATCTTCGCGACCCCTAATGGCCGCGATCTCGGCGCGGTGGCCGGCGACATCAACCATGTGCTGAAACAGATGAAGGCGCAGGCACCCAAGGGCGTGACCGTCACGCTGCGCGGCCAGTACCAGACGATGAACACCGCCTTCTCCGGCCTGTTCTTCGGCCTGATCGGCGCGATCCTGCTGATCTACCTGCTGATCGTGGTGAACTTCCAGAGCTGGCTCGATCCGTTCGTCATCATCACCGCCCTGCCCGGCGCGATCGCCGGCATCATCTGGATGCTGTTCATCACCGGCACCACGCTGTCGGTGCCGGCGCTGACCGGCGCGATCATGTGCATGGGCGTCGCCACCGCCAATTCGATCCTGGTCGTCAGCTTCGCTCGCGAACGGCTCGCCGAGCACGCCGATGCGACGAAGGCAGCACTGGAGGCGGGGATGACGCGGTTCCGCCCGGTGCTGATGACGGCACTCGCCATGGTCATCGGCATGCTGCCGATGGCGCTCGGACTTGGCGAAGGTGGCGAGCAGAACGCGCCACTGGGCCGCGCCGTGATCGGCGGGTTGATCGTGGCGACGATCGCGACATTGATGTTCGTGCCGGTGATCTTCAGCATCGCCCATCGCCGGGATGCCGAAAAGGCAAGCAAGCGCGCCGCCGCGCTGGAGGAATCGCATGCTTGA
- a CDS encoding efflux RND transporter periplasmic adaptor subunit: MLETRIDTVESRPRNNLRLFAIVAVAIALLVVAFGIFSRMRAESSLTRWTDAQSTPVVTIIRPTAAEKAEALTLPGSVQAYNSAAIYARTTGYISRWFVDIGDPVRAGQVLAVLDAPEVDQQVAAARADLQTAQANRALAQSTATRWNNLLAKDAVSKQETDEKIGDLAAKTAIANAANANVRRLGALQGFTHLVAPFSGVVTSRSTQIGALVTAGTAASTPLFTVADIGRMRIYVRVPQPYSGAFHPGLHASLNVPEYPGRDFDIQLVRSAGAVDPQSGTVLMEFQAANGDKALKPGAYAQVKLPLGAGSPGAGVRLPPSAMIIGANGTQVAVIGPDGKALLKTVTIGRDNGDNVEISAGLSANDRVIDNPPDSLQTGDAVRTTRPGPTRAAS, translated from the coding sequence ATGCTTGAAACCCGTATCGATACCGTTGAATCACGGCCCAGGAACAATTTGCGCCTCTTCGCGATCGTCGCCGTGGCGATCGCCTTGCTGGTTGTCGCGTTCGGCATCTTCAGCCGGATGCGCGCCGAAAGCAGCCTGACACGCTGGACCGATGCACAATCGACCCCGGTCGTCACGATCATCCGCCCGACGGCTGCCGAAAAGGCCGAGGCGCTGACCCTGCCGGGGAGCGTCCAGGCCTATAACAGCGCGGCGATCTATGCCCGCACCACCGGCTATATCAGCCGCTGGTTCGTCGATATCGGCGATCCCGTGCGCGCCGGGCAGGTGCTCGCGGTGCTCGACGCGCCCGAGGTCGACCAGCAGGTCGCCGCCGCCCGGGCCGACCTCCAGACCGCCCAGGCCAATCGCGCGCTCGCCCAGTCGACCGCCACGCGCTGGAACAATCTCCTCGCGAAGGACGCGGTGTCGAAGCAGGAGACCGACGAGAAGATCGGCGATCTCGCCGCCAAGACCGCGATCGCCAACGCGGCGAACGCGAACGTCCGCCGGCTCGGCGCGCTGCAGGGATTCACTCATCTGGTGGCCCCCTTCTCCGGCGTGGTCACCAGCCGCTCAACCCAGATCGGCGCGCTCGTCACCGCCGGCACCGCCGCCTCGACCCCGCTCTTCACCGTCGCCGATATCGGGCGGATGCGCATCTATGTCCGCGTGCCCCAGCCCTATTCGGGCGCTTTCCATCCCGGCCTTCACGCCTCGCTTAACGTTCCCGAATATCCGGGGCGCGATTTCGACATCCAGCTCGTGCGCAGCGCCGGCGCGGTCGATCCGCAATCGGGCACGGTGCTGATGGAGTTCCAGGCGGCGAATGGCGACAAAGCGCTGAAGCCAGGCGCTTATGCCCAGGTCAAGCTGCCGCTCGGCGCGGGCAGCCCGGGCGCCGGCGTCCGTCTGCCGCCGAGCGCGATGATCATCGGCGCGAACGGCACGCAGGTCGCCGTGATCGGGCCTGACGGGAAGGCCCTGCTCAAGACGGTCACGATCGGCCGCGACAACGGGGACAATGTCGAGATCAGCGCCGGGCTCAGCGCCAATGACCGCGTGATCGACAACCCGCCCGACTCGCTCCAGACCGGTGATGCCGTGCGCACGACCAGGCCGGGGCCGACCCGTGCGGCAAGCTGA